One window of the Armatimonadota bacterium genome contains the following:
- a CDS encoding aminotransferase class I/II-fold pyridoxal phosphate-dependent enzyme, translated as MPNISRRVQSVPPSGIRKFFDIVLTMEDVISLGVGEPDFVTPWRIREACIYSLEKGYTTYTSNYGLIELREAVADHLEDRYGVRYDPTSQVLITVGVSEAIDLALRAILEPDEEVLVPEPSFVAYKPCVTFAGGTPVAVPTTVESGFAPTPEQIEAAITPRTKAILLSFPSNPTGAVMSREDMQAVMDIAAARDLFVISDEIYDQLVYGVCHTCVASLDGAYERTILLNGFSKAYAMTGWRIGYACCAPDVLDAMMKIHQYIMMCAPITAQMAALEALTNGSSDTRDMLREYDRRRRVITAGMNKIGLDCFEPKGAFYVFPSVRRTGMTSEDFAERLLHEERVAVVPGSAFGDCGEGHVRCSYATSLQNIQQALERTARFMSNL; from the coding sequence ATGCCGAACATATCACGCAGAGTACAATCCGTGCCCCCGTCGGGCATACGCAAGTTCTTCGACATCGTGCTCACGATGGAGGACGTCATCTCCCTCGGCGTCGGTGAGCCGGATTTCGTGACACCCTGGCGCATCCGCGAGGCCTGCATCTACTCGCTGGAGAAGGGCTACACGACCTACACATCCAACTACGGCCTGATCGAGCTTCGCGAGGCCGTCGCGGATCATCTGGAAGATCGTTACGGAGTCAGGTACGATCCGACATCCCAGGTGCTGATCACCGTCGGCGTCAGCGAGGCGATTGACCTCGCCCTTCGCGCGATCCTGGAACCCGACGAGGAGGTCCTCGTCCCCGAGCCGTCGTTCGTCGCATACAAGCCGTGCGTGACGTTCGCCGGCGGCACGCCGGTTGCCGTCCCTACCACTGTTGAGAGTGGTTTCGCGCCGACCCCCGAGCAGATCGAGGCCGCGATCACTCCGCGCACGAAAGCGATCCTTCTCAGCTTCCCCAGCAATCCCACCGGTGCGGTCATGTCCCGCGAGGATATGCAGGCCGTGATGGATATCGCCGCCGCCCGCGACCTCTTCGTGATCTCGGACGAGATATACGATCAACTGGTCTACGGGGTCTGCCATACATGCGTCGCCTCGCTCGACGGCGCGTATGAGAGGACAATCCTGCTGAATGGCTTCTCGAAAGCATACGCCATGACCGGATGGCGCATCGGGTATGCCTGCTGTGCCCCGGACGTGCTGGATGCAATGATGAAGATCCACCAGTACATCATGATGTGCGCTCCGATCACCGCGCAGATGGCGGCGCTCGAGGCGCTTACAAACGGCAGTTCCGATACCCGGGACATGCTCCGAGAGTACGACCGCCGACGCCGGGTCATCACTGCCGGCATGAACAAGATCGGACTCGACTGCTTCGAGCCGAAGGGGGCGTTCTACGTGTTCCCGTCCGTTCGACGAACCGGCATGACTTCCGAGGATTTCGCCGAGCGCCTGCTTCACGAAGAGCGGGTCGCGGTCGTGCCGGGCAGCGCGTTCGGCGACTGCGGAGAGGGTCACGTGCGCTGCTCGTATGCTACCAGCCTTCAGAACATCCAGCAGGCCCTCGAGCGGACCGCCCGTTTCATGAGCAATCTCTAG
- the mraZ gene encoding division/cell wall cluster transcriptional repressor MraZ: protein MFSGAYFHSVDNKGRTVIPAKFRARLGERFYLTRGLHGCLWIFAEQHWAEFQKKLTPRSLLDSDALKLERYFLGSAVECTPDGQGRIGIPEPLRNYAGIDGDIWVVGLGTRVEVWSSARWQEFNNNLTDDVIQGLGESLDLGWF, encoded by the coding sequence GTGTTCTCGGGAGCATACTTTCACTCCGTTGACAATAAGGGGCGAACGGTCATCCCCGCCAAGTTCCGGGCGAGGCTGGGCGAGCGTTTCTACCTCACCCGGGGACTTCACGGCTGTCTGTGGATCTTCGCCGAACAGCATTGGGCCGAGTTCCAGAAGAAGCTGACACCCCGATCACTCCTGGACAGCGACGCTTTGAAGCTCGAGAGGTACTTCCTCGGCTCGGCGGTCGAGTGCACGCCGGACGGTCAGGGCCGCATCGGCATACCCGAGCCTCTGCGGAACTACGCCGGGATTGACGGGGACATCTGGGTGGTCGGGCTGGGCACGCGCGTGGAGGTGTGGTCGAGCGCCAGGTGGCAAGAGTTCAACAACAACCTGACGGACGACGTAATACAGGGTCTCGGCGAGTCTCTGGACCTGGGGTGGTTCTAG